The Sciurus carolinensis chromosome X, mSciCar1.2, whole genome shotgun sequence DNA segment AGCAGCACAGGCAGGGTAGGAAGAGGGAGATGAGGCTCATGGCTGCCCAGCGGACGAAGCAAGAGCTAGGCCCACAGGAGCAGGGTTCATCAGCGCAGTTGTCTTCATCATCAGTGGAGCAGTGGTAGAAGAGGCCCTTGACACAGCAGAGGCAAGTGCCATAATCGAGGAGGCTCTCAGCAGAGCAAAGGCAACGCTGGTTGCACAGCCAGCAGGAGGGGAGAGGGCGAGCGGCTGTGCAGGGGACACACTTGCAGCGCCCACACTCCTCGCAGATGAAGAGGTGCTCACTAGGATGCCCTACAGATTGCTCAGCTCCTCCCTTCAGAGCACCATCAGCCTTTGGGTAGGCCCCTGCTCCAGGCTGGGTTCGGATGATGGACTGGCCTGAAGGTGAGGGCGTAATGCTGGCCAAGAGCCTTTGATCAGAGGCAGTGGTGCTATGGGACATTGAGCTGGCAATGCTAGATTGGCTCAGATGTTGAGGCAAGGGCTGCAATTGATGGCACTGGCTGAGACTGCGGGGTAGAGCAGTAGGCATGGTAGCCAGGGACCAATCAGATTTGTGGGTTTGCACAATAAGGGAAGGACTAGAGAGGGCCTGTTTACAGGGGGCTGGAGGCCGTTCCACATAATCATTGCTAGCATGAGTAGAGCGCAGCTGTTCAATAGGCAGAATTTGTTGGAAATCATCTATCACTGTGGCATCCATTTTGCCTTGATTTTTGAGCTCTGAGTGGTTTTGGGTCAGAGTGGCACTTATGGTGATAAAGAGGAGCCCTTGTAGTTACATGGACCTCAGGGCACAtcagaaaatcctaggagagaaggaatagaaacaataaatgaGAACACACAGGCATATATTTTTGTAGGGAACCAACAAAGGTCAGGCCTTATCACCACCACTATGTTCAATCACTTAATGGCAGGCATGCTACATACACCTTT contains these protein-coding regions:
- the Spry3 gene encoding protein sprouty homolog 3, translated to MDATVIDDFQQILPIEQLRSTHASNDYVERPPAPCKQALSSPSLIVQTHKSDWSLATMPTALPRSLSQCHQLQPLPQHLSQSSIASSMSHSTTASDQRLLASITPSPSGQSIIRTQPGAGAYPKADGALKGGAEQSVGHPSEHLFICEECGRCKCVPCTAARPLPSCWLCNQRCLCSAESLLDYGTCLCCVKGLFYHCSTDDEDNCADEPCSCGPSSCFVRWAAMSLISLFLPCLCCYLPTRGCLHLCQQGYDSLRRPGCRCKRHTNTVCRKISSGSAPFPKAQEKSV